A single window of Chloracidobacterium thermophilum B DNA harbors:
- a CDS encoding DNA double-strand break repair nuclease NurA, producing the protein MKPDQTQDHHLTEKGVQEEIQRQPSLMTRLVENSLTVATSLRDNYFKNTARFVAHLRQAMDEANKGERPNSPLKVFSVGEVDWSQYQNEVVTFIDGGIGRVQFSSQVPILLRVGSYCVRTGERCLAKREQFGYYPVILGDLEGGSKERKDFPDIVRITAELLGGLSALERTPDLSVLMFHGPLVYLMGGYAGHTPFTEKDIDLFLHHYARDTATASRLKDEFLQEAFVNIYPQMTGNHKEWKRRRLFEPLAWMAFLYRRLIQEARKRKPVPIIAGVVERGDLREFSECILLDRVFLGLREKGNDDYFNKMYGRSDLDSSKSLLDKLGYTDTLLLAMLLRPGEYSEPWNISKYDGLRKGEISLPGEPGTSMVNFAPLKPGPIGFPKVLGCYVHVSETTEPIRVEIFEELGRDQIAEAARRVYLYSRLLPGYGFPVGLDIADKFVRVPNWLTDAYSKLIRHHLGVSLQQGEISDAEMRRILIQAIYMTHRDWLFRPSS; encoded by the coding sequence ATGAAACCAGACCAGACTCAAGATCATCACCTGACTGAAAAGGGTGTTCAGGAAGAGATTCAGCGCCAGCCAAGCCTGATGACGAGGCTGGTTGAAAATTCTCTGACAGTAGCGACGAGTCTGCGAGACAATTACTTCAAGAACACCGCCAGGTTCGTTGCCCATCTGCGTCAGGCTATGGATGAGGCAAACAAGGGAGAGCGACCAAACTCTCCGCTCAAGGTATTTTCAGTTGGAGAAGTTGACTGGTCTCAGTACCAAAATGAGGTGGTCACGTTCATTGATGGCGGGATAGGTCGCGTGCAGTTCTCCAGCCAGGTACCTATCCTGCTCCGGGTGGGGTCGTATTGTGTGCGCACTGGCGAGAGATGTCTGGCGAAGCGGGAGCAGTTCGGCTACTACCCTGTGATTCTGGGCGATCTGGAAGGCGGCAGCAAAGAGCGAAAGGACTTTCCTGATATTGTTAGGATCACGGCTGAGCTGCTTGGCGGACTGTCGGCACTGGAGCGTACCCCTGACCTCTCGGTGCTGATGTTCCACGGCCCACTGGTTTATCTCATGGGGGGATACGCAGGTCACACACCTTTCACAGAAAAAGACATCGATCTGTTCCTGCACCATTACGCACGCGATACCGCAACCGCCAGCCGGCTCAAAGATGAGTTCCTCCAAGAGGCATTTGTCAACATCTATCCACAGATGACAGGGAACCACAAAGAATGGAAAAGGCGTCGCCTGTTCGAGCCTCTGGCCTGGATGGCTTTTCTGTATCGGCGGTTGATACAGGAGGCGCGCAAGAGAAAGCCTGTTCCAATCATTGCGGGTGTTGTCGAGCGCGGTGACCTCCGTGAGTTCAGCGAGTGCATCCTGCTGGATCGAGTCTTTCTTGGCCTGCGTGAGAAGGGGAACGATGATTACTTCAACAAGATGTACGGACGATCTGATCTCGATTCGTCCAAGTCGCTTCTGGACAAGCTTGGCTATACCGATACCCTTCTCCTGGCGATGTTGCTCAGGCCTGGTGAGTACTCTGAACCCTGGAACATCAGCAAATACGATGGGCTTCGGAAGGGTGAAATCTCCCTTCCAGGCGAACCCGGTACCAGCATGGTGAATTTTGCGCCACTCAAACCGGGCCCCATTGGGTTCCCAAAGGTTCTCGGTTGCTATGTCCACGTTTCGGAAACAACTGAGCCGATCCGTGTCGAAATCTTCGAGGAGCTTGGCCGTGATCAAATTGCTGAGGCTGCGCGTCGCGTGTACCTGTATTCGCGATTGTTGCCGGGCTACGGCTTTCCCGTCGGTCTGGATATTGCCGACAAGTTTGTACGTGTGCCGAACTGGCTGACCGACGCATATAGCAAGTTGATCCGGCATCACTTGGGGGTAAGCCTGCAACAAGGCGAAATCAGCGATGCGGAAATGCGGCGTATCCTGATTCAGGCAATCTACATGACCCATCGGGACTGGCTCTTCCGTCCCTCCAGCTAA
- a CDS encoding alpha/beta fold hydrolase, producing MSALLVDDFPAEATTGTPSADATEETATVVVTETFWHWRHGRIRVWETDPHPSGQAIVLLHGYGAMVEHWRKNIPVLAADATVYALDLLGFGKSDMPDVHYSARLWGEQVRDFLDARRLEKVTIFGHSMGGLVAAQFAHDYPERTAGLVLVDPSGYPPRTPSDALFRILRFAAENPLLRDVSYWLFATPDIARQGLTSAYFNPEAITPDLVEAFVAPLRQPGAKYSYLAVARHPDDFFVKAPNGIHAPTLLVWGGRDRLLPPRLLKPFRELIPHAESVVIPDTGHCPQDETPAAFNLAVQRFLRMNVFDLG from the coding sequence ATGTCTGCCCTGCTTGTGGATGACTTCCCGGCGGAAGCAACGACCGGTACGCCATCAGCGGACGCCACAGAAGAAACCGCCACTGTGGTCGTCACCGAAACGTTCTGGCACTGGCGGCACGGCCGCATCCGGGTCTGGGAAACCGATCCCCACCCTTCCGGCCAGGCCATTGTTCTGCTCCATGGCTACGGCGCCATGGTTGAACACTGGCGTAAGAACATCCCGGTGCTCGCTGCCGACGCCACCGTGTATGCCCTCGATCTCCTGGGCTTTGGCAAAAGCGACATGCCTGACGTGCACTACAGCGCCCGGCTGTGGGGAGAGCAGGTACGTGATTTTCTCGATGCCCGCCGGCTGGAGAAGGTGACAATCTTTGGTCACTCGATGGGCGGCCTGGTCGCCGCACAGTTCGCCCATGACTATCCTGAGCGGACAGCCGGACTTGTTCTCGTCGATCCAAGTGGCTACCCGCCACGGACGCCCTCTGATGCGCTTTTTCGTATCCTGCGCTTTGCCGCCGAAAACCCGCTGCTCCGCGATGTCTCCTACTGGCTGTTTGCCACACCGGACATCGCCCGGCAGGGCTTGACCTCGGCCTACTTCAACCCGGAAGCCATTACCCCCGACCTGGTTGAAGCCTTCGTGGCCCCCCTCCGGCAGCCCGGCGCGAAGTATTCCTACCTGGCGGTAGCCCGTCACCCGGATGATTTCTTTGTCAAAGCCCCCAACGGCATCCACGCCCCGACACTCCTTGTCTGGGGAGGACGCGACCGGCTGCTCCCGCCACGCTTGCTCAAACCCTTCCGCGAGCTGATTCCCCACGCCGAATCCGTTGTCATCCCGGATACCGGACACTGCCCCCAGGATGAAACGCCGGCAGCCTTCAACCTGGCCGTGCAACGGTTTCTGCGGATGAATGTCTTTGACCTTGGTTGA
- a CDS encoding M20 metallopeptidase family protein: MRVYLPRLGLILLGMVALGVLPARPSPTCCFWSGCFFRPVTASSAMPSSPPVSAAVLARDARYAADIRDLTPKLIEIRRDLHQHPELSNREERTARIVAERLRALGLEVQTGIAHHGVIGVLRGGKPGRVIAIRADMDALPIEEIRDTPYKSRHAGVMHACGHDVHTTVALGVAEVLARYRAELPGTVKFIFQPAEEGPPRGERGGAKMMLEEGAFDAPTPDAIFGLHCMPTIEVGSIGYCETAAMASADRFLITIHGKKVHGAYPHEGIDAIVTAAAVIEQLQTIRSRRIDTQSPLVLSIGSIHGGNRFNILADEVRMEGTVRTLDPDVHARIEPLMRQILKGVTESHGASYELDYERIVPVTVNHAPLVAQMLPTIRRIVGEGHLVPTRPQMGAEDFSYFANRVPAFFYFLGVGNKTKGITAMLHTPDFDVDEQCLPVGVAVMAAMATDWLESAAAAPSPAVPAK; this comes from the coding sequence ATGCGGGTTTACCTTCCAAGACTGGGCCTCATTCTGCTGGGGATGGTGGCGCTGGGTGTTCTCCCGGCGCGGCCGTCCCCGACCTGCTGCTTCTGGAGCGGTTGTTTCTTTCGTCCGGTCACTGCATCTTCTGCCATGCCTTCCTCTCCTCCCGTATCGGCCGCCGTTCTGGCGCGGGATGCGCGCTACGCGGCTGACATCCGCGATCTGACCCCCAAGCTTATCGAAATCCGGCGCGACCTGCACCAGCATCCCGAACTCTCGAACCGGGAAGAACGCACCGCCCGCATCGTCGCCGAGCGGTTGCGGGCGTTGGGGCTGGAAGTCCAGACCGGGATTGCCCACCACGGCGTCATTGGTGTACTGCGCGGCGGCAAGCCGGGCAGGGTCATTGCCATCCGCGCGGACATGGACGCCCTGCCCATCGAGGAAATCCGCGACACCCCCTACAAATCGCGGCATGCAGGCGTCATGCACGCCTGCGGCCACGATGTTCACACAACCGTGGCACTGGGCGTGGCCGAAGTGCTTGCCAGGTACCGCGCTGAACTGCCCGGCACGGTGAAGTTCATTTTCCAGCCCGCAGAAGAAGGCCCGCCCCGGGGTGAACGCGGCGGAGCCAAAATGATGCTCGAAGAAGGTGCCTTTGACGCGCCCACGCCGGATGCCATTTTCGGTCTCCACTGCATGCCCACCATTGAAGTCGGCTCCATCGGGTACTGTGAGACGGCCGCCATGGCCAGCGCCGACCGGTTTCTCATCACCATACACGGCAAAAAAGTTCACGGTGCATATCCCCACGAAGGCATTGACGCCATCGTGACGGCAGCAGCGGTCATCGAGCAGTTGCAAACCATTCGGAGCCGGCGGATTGATACCCAGTCGCCCCTGGTGCTCTCCATCGGGAGCATTCACGGAGGCAACCGCTTCAACATTCTGGCCGATGAAGTCCGCATGGAAGGCACCGTGCGTACGCTTGACCCGGACGTACACGCCCGCATCGAGCCGCTGATGCGGCAGATTCTCAAGGGCGTCACGGAAAGCCACGGCGCAAGTTATGAACTCGACTACGAACGCATCGTCCCCGTGACCGTCAACCACGCTCCGCTCGTCGCCCAGATGCTTCCCACCATCCGGCGCATCGTGGGCGAAGGACATCTCGTGCCGACCCGTCCCCAGATGGGAGCAGAGGATTTTTCCTACTTTGCCAACCGCGTGCCGGCCTTTTTCTACTTCCTCGGCGTTGGAAACAAAACCAAAGGTATCACGGCGATGCTCCACACGCCTGATTTCGATGTGGATGAACAGTGCCTTCCGGTTGGCGTCGCTGTGATGGCAGCCATGGCGACAGACTGGCTTGAAAGCGCAGCCGCAGCCCCATCGCCGGCAGTTCCTGCGAAATAA
- a CDS encoding chlorophyllide a reductase iron protein subunit X gives MSARRVVAIYGKGGSGKSFITSNLSYYLASKSHRVLQIGCDPKHDSTALLFGGKSLPTLLEAWALRQEAKAANPVPPISEVVFKRHGVFAMELGGPEVGRGCGGRGITLSFDLLSQMGFADWEFDYIIYDFLGDVVCGGFGTPIAKSMVRDIILVGGNDHQALYVVNNLCGAVRYFAEQGGTTRVLGMIINRDDGSGWGERYAQEAGIDIITRIPLSDEIRNRSMAFQLIADDPRHRGYFEDIEWAILHGTPKLPKAVDFEAFSSDIMRTRNLGGLDPALEEDLMPSQLECMVI, from the coding sequence ATGTCGGCACGTCGCGTTGTTGCCATCTATGGTAAAGGCGGAAGCGGAAAGTCTTTCATCACCTCGAATCTCAGCTACTACCTGGCGAGCAAGTCGCACCGGGTGTTGCAGATTGGCTGCGACCCCAAACACGATTCCACGGCGCTGCTGTTTGGCGGCAAGTCGCTCCCGACCCTGCTTGAAGCCTGGGCGCTGCGGCAGGAAGCCAAAGCTGCCAACCCCGTACCGCCCATCAGTGAAGTCGTCTTCAAACGCCATGGCGTCTTTGCCATGGAACTCGGCGGCCCCGAAGTCGGGCGCGGCTGCGGGGGACGGGGCATCACCCTCAGTTTCGATCTGCTGTCACAGATGGGCTTCGCCGATTGGGAGTTCGACTACATCATCTATGACTTCCTGGGCGATGTCGTGTGCGGCGGGTTTGGCACTCCCATTGCCAAGTCCATGGTGCGGGACATCATTCTCGTCGGCGGCAATGACCATCAGGCACTCTATGTCGTCAACAACCTGTGTGGCGCCGTGCGCTACTTCGCCGAACAGGGCGGAACGACGCGCGTCCTGGGGATGATCATCAACCGGGATGACGGCTCCGGCTGGGGTGAGCGGTACGCCCAGGAAGCCGGCATTGACATCATCACCCGGATTCCCCTTTCAGACGAAATCCGTAACCGCAGCATGGCCTTTCAACTGATTGCCGATGACCCCCGGCACCGTGGTTACTTCGAGGACATCGAGTGGGCCATTCTGCACGGCACGCCAAAACTGCCCAAAGCCGTGGACTTCGAGGCTTTTTCCAGCGACATCATGCGTACGCGCAACCTCGGCGGACTGGACCCGGCCCTGGAAGAAGACCTCATGCCCTCCCAGTTGGAATGCATGGTGATCTAG
- the dnaE gene encoding DNA polymerase III subunit alpha — translation MAAEDFVHLHLHSDYSLLDGAIQHEALAEQAQRLGFKAIAVTDHGNMFGAMGFANAMKKVGVKPIIGMEAYVARGSRHDRGKPDTDGERGTNHLILLALDETGYKNLVRLASLGYTEGYYYKPRIDKEVLARHAEGLVALSACMSGVPASLILRDRVEQAQCEIGEYNEIFGRGRYFLELQSHRGLEDNQTKVNRALTELAARLDIPLVVTNDAHFLTQDDYEAHCVLMCLQTGKALREGSFHYSPDHYVKSAAEMWALWGNENPQALRNTLKIAEMSTFEFGKAPNYLPIFPVPEGFTLTSYFEHVVRAGLEERLQRLAPSNPEQYRARLDYEISIIERMGYEGYFLVVWDFIRHARERGIPVGPGRGSAAGSLVAYSLHITDVDPLAHDLLFERFLNPERVSMPDIDVDFCMRGRSAVIEYVSQFYGRENVSQIATFGTMASRAVIKDVGRVLEMPYPEVEKIAKLIPPPQRGRNVSIDDALTMVPELKQAYEKRPEVKRLIDLARRLEGGARHSSIHAAGVVISPQPVAELVPVFKTKTRDRERGEVEVIATQYNMNDLEKAGMLKMDFLGLTALTIIEDCLTSIERETGQRPDLTQIPTNDPAALKLFGEGETDAVFQFEGDGISEIARRLKPSGLDDIVALNALYRPGPLDSGMVDDYIERRHGRRRVTYDFKELKDVLENTYGVPVFQEQIMAIFQRLAGYSLGEADLVRRAMGKKKREELDAHKTKFIAQAMARGHDRAKLEKLWQQLEGFADYAFNKCVTGEATLRDAVTGAAVSIAELASRDVEAAGAPFITWSWNGQEVVVNELVEVFPTGEKEVVEIELEDGRTLRCTLDHKFYTRDADGQGCFLPLREILARGLALYTCDEPAAEANTPPTGMEKPHPGQPCVQDTQAGAQGLCR, via the coding sequence ATGGCGGCCGAAGACTTTGTTCACCTGCATCTGCACTCCGATTACAGCCTTCTGGACGGCGCCATCCAGCACGAGGCGCTGGCCGAGCAGGCGCAGCGCCTGGGTTTCAAAGCCATTGCCGTCACCGACCACGGCAACATGTTCGGCGCGATGGGCTTCGCCAACGCCATGAAAAAAGTCGGCGTCAAGCCCATCATCGGCATGGAAGCCTACGTTGCCCGTGGTTCGCGCCATGATCGTGGCAAACCCGACACCGACGGCGAACGCGGCACCAATCACCTCATTCTGCTGGCTCTGGACGAAACGGGATACAAAAACCTCGTCCGGCTCGCCTCGCTGGGCTATACCGAGGGCTACTACTACAAGCCCCGGATTGACAAGGAAGTGCTCGCCCGGCACGCCGAAGGGTTGGTGGCCCTTTCGGCCTGTATGTCCGGCGTGCCCGCGTCGCTCATCCTGCGCGACCGGGTTGAGCAGGCCCAGTGTGAGATTGGGGAATACAACGAAATCTTCGGCCGGGGACGCTACTTTCTCGAACTTCAATCACACCGTGGGCTTGAAGACAACCAGACCAAGGTCAACCGGGCGCTCACCGAACTGGCAGCCCGGCTTGACATACCGCTCGTTGTCACCAATGACGCCCATTTTCTGACTCAGGATGACTACGAAGCCCACTGCGTGCTGATGTGCCTGCAAACCGGCAAGGCATTGCGTGAGGGCAGCTTTCACTACTCACCTGACCACTATGTGAAAAGCGCCGCCGAAATGTGGGCCCTGTGGGGCAACGAAAACCCGCAGGCGCTGCGCAACACACTCAAGATTGCCGAGATGTCCACTTTCGAGTTTGGCAAAGCACCAAACTACCTGCCCATCTTTCCTGTGCCGGAGGGGTTTACCCTGACGAGCTACTTTGAGCACGTAGTCCGTGCCGGTCTGGAAGAAAGGCTGCAGCGCCTTGCCCCGTCCAACCCGGAACAATACCGCGCCCGCCTCGACTACGAAATCAGCATCATCGAGCGCATGGGCTATGAGGGCTACTTTCTCGTCGTCTGGGACTTCATCCGGCATGCCCGCGAGCGGGGGATTCCGGTCGGACCCGGACGCGGCAGCGCCGCCGGTTCGCTTGTCGCTTACAGCCTGCACATCACGGATGTTGACCCGCTGGCGCACGATCTGCTCTTTGAGCGGTTTCTCAACCCGGAGCGCGTCTCCATGCCCGATATTGACGTGGATTTCTGTATGCGTGGGCGCAGTGCGGTCATCGAGTACGTCAGCCAGTTTTACGGGCGCGAAAACGTTTCCCAGATTGCCACTTTCGGGACCATGGCTTCACGGGCGGTCATCAAGGATGTCGGGCGCGTGCTGGAAATGCCCTACCCGGAGGTTGAGAAAATCGCCAAGCTCATTCCGCCGCCACAGCGTGGGCGCAACGTCTCCATTGACGACGCCCTCACCATGGTGCCTGAGCTGAAACAGGCTTACGAGAAACGGCCCGAAGTCAAGCGCCTCATCGATCTGGCCCGCCGACTTGAGGGCGGCGCCCGGCACTCCTCCATCCATGCCGCTGGCGTGGTGATCTCACCGCAGCCGGTGGCGGAACTCGTGCCAGTGTTCAAAACCAAAACCCGTGACCGCGAGCGGGGTGAAGTCGAGGTCATTGCCACGCAGTACAACATGAACGACCTCGAAAAGGCCGGCATGCTCAAGATGGACTTCCTGGGGTTGACCGCCCTGACCATCATCGAGGACTGCCTGACGAGCATCGAGCGGGAAACGGGCCAGCGTCCTGACCTGACGCAAATCCCCACAAACGATCCGGCAGCGCTCAAGCTCTTTGGAGAAGGCGAAACCGATGCCGTGTTTCAGTTTGAGGGGGACGGCATCAGCGAAATTGCCCGGCGGCTCAAGCCCAGCGGGCTGGATGACATCGTGGCGCTCAATGCGCTCTACCGTCCAGGGCCGCTCGATTCCGGGATGGTGGACGACTACATCGAGCGACGCCACGGCCGGCGGCGGGTGACGTACGACTTCAAGGAACTCAAGGACGTGCTGGAAAACACCTACGGCGTGCCGGTTTTCCAAGAGCAGATCATGGCGATTTTCCAGCGCCTGGCCGGGTATTCCCTGGGCGAAGCCGATCTGGTACGGCGGGCGATGGGCAAGAAAAAGCGCGAGGAACTTGACGCCCACAAAACCAAGTTCATCGCCCAGGCCATGGCGCGCGGACACGACCGCGCCAAACTCGAAAAGCTCTGGCAACAGCTTGAAGGCTTTGCCGACTATGCCTTCAACAAGTGTGTCACCGGCGAGGCCACTCTGCGGGATGCTGTCACCGGTGCGGCCGTTTCAATTGCCGAACTGGCCAGCCGTGACGTGGAGGCGGCCGGCGCACCCTTCATCACCTGGAGCTGGAACGGCCAGGAAGTCGTGGTCAACGAGTTGGTTGAGGTGTTTCCCACCGGCGAAAAGGAAGTCGTCGAAATTGAACTCGAAGACGGGCGGACGCTGCGCTGTACGCTTGACCACAAGTTTTACACCCGTGACGCGGATGGGCAGGGCTGTTTTCTCCCGTTGCGGGAGATTCTGGCGCGGGGGCTGGCACTTTACACCTGCGATGAACCTGCGGCTGAAGCCAATACGCCGCCGACTGGTATGGAGAAACCGCATCCTGGACAGCCCTGCGTTCAGGACACACAAGCCGGTGCACAGGGCCTGTGCAGGTAA
- a CDS encoding DUF3592 domain-containing protein, with product MLWAILLFSALFLLALIVPVFIIVSWLHHLRDFSGIVAQGVPTEAMVERKYSHHRVVITYRDAGGWMHRHYRKLLPSDFHRLQVGRPVRILYLPHRPHVWAFAEDVEQARRLQSRQ from the coding sequence ATGCTTTGGGCTATCCTGCTTTTCAGCGCACTCTTTCTGCTCGCGCTCATCGTTCCTGTTTTCATCATCGTTTCATGGCTGCACCATCTGAGAGATTTCAGCGGGATTGTCGCGCAGGGGGTGCCCACGGAGGCGATGGTCGAACGCAAATACAGCCACCATCGCGTCGTCATCACCTACCGGGATGCGGGCGGCTGGATGCACCGGCACTACCGGAAGCTTCTGCCCAGTGATTTCCATCGCCTGCAGGTAGGCCGCCCGGTCCGTATCCTGTACCTGCCACATCGCCCGCACGTCTGGGCCTTTGCCGAAGATGTCGAGCAGGCGCGACGACTTCAGAGCCGCCAATAG
- a CDS encoding ATP-binding protein — protein MTAPAGSQPGNDHYVGTLVGESTSREFRLAVAHETIREQDIIAVDAQLRRPGASETPEKIRIWAKVQRIERVNPLFPSEAGHELAATRTDPFDTVLSLSREMVTAVCQVLGAEPLDGNREGKLDHLRYPPQPASSAYRPEEKDIARVVLGELQQKQQRALDIATLSNRPEVDVKVDGHAIVTRHLAILAMTGAGKSWTARRIIEELAKKNYPIVIFDPHGDYTGLADVPELRERVTRYYARFPIFEEDGETIAEIVSTLGYLLTDTMRARFDDVFRAAKSFIVDDEKEMQERTQWLAETLKNHELLTNGIKPDLWLLAMLAEAGETVLRSEDTTGKQKLTDWGWPKFMGGYSKTDCRTLEGIKKRSRRAAKVLHRMELTNQKIARSAQPIPTDRKQLVNYGKISVVALAGYTSDFQATIYSIIADDLFEARVSGEKARVSGEEARVSGELKLPVLLLLEEAHNFAPARAMTPAELRAISITKQIAQEGRKFGVGLILISQRPSRLDETTLSQCNSYIIMRMVNPADQKFVRNVVETLAEDEAKLLPDLDVGEAILSGQLINFPVLVRIKKPESQGEREEKDAFEALEEAHREAQNAVGRP, from the coding sequence ATGACTGCTCCCGCAGGTTCACAACCGGGAAACGATCACTATGTGGGAACTCTGGTAGGCGAAAGCACCAGCCGTGAGTTTCGCCTGGCGGTGGCCCATGAGACCATTCGGGAACAAGACATTATTGCCGTGGATGCGCAGTTGCGCCGGCCGGGGGCGAGTGAGACGCCTGAAAAGATTCGCATTTGGGCCAAAGTACAGCGTATCGAGCGGGTGAACCCTCTGTTTCCATCCGAAGCTGGCCACGAGCTAGCTGCCACTCGCACTGATCCCTTTGATACGGTGCTTTCTCTCAGCCGGGAGATGGTGACGGCGGTCTGTCAAGTCCTGGGCGCCGAACCGCTGGACGGTAACAGAGAAGGGAAGCTCGATCACTTGCGCTATCCACCTCAACCGGCCTCCAGTGCCTACCGGCCGGAAGAGAAGGACATCGCCCGTGTCGTTTTGGGTGAACTCCAACAGAAACAACAGCGCGCCTTGGACATCGCCACGCTCTCCAACCGCCCTGAAGTGGATGTCAAGGTAGATGGCCACGCCATTGTTACCCGCCATCTGGCTATCCTGGCGATGACAGGTGCCGGCAAGAGCTGGACAGCCCGGCGGATCATTGAGGAGTTAGCGAAGAAGAACTATCCCATTGTGATCTTCGATCCGCATGGGGACTATACAGGACTTGCTGATGTGCCAGAGCTGCGAGAACGTGTCACGCGCTACTATGCTCGTTTCCCGATATTTGAGGAAGATGGCGAAACCATAGCGGAGATCGTCAGTACATTGGGATATTTATTGACTGATACGATGCGTGCCCGCTTCGACGATGTCTTTCGTGCTGCAAAGAGTTTCATTGTGGATGATGAGAAAGAAATGCAGGAACGGACGCAGTGGTTGGCTGAAACACTCAAGAACCATGAGTTGCTTACCAATGGGATCAAACCAGATTTATGGCTTCTTGCGATGTTGGCTGAAGCTGGCGAGACGGTTCTGCGCAGCGAGGACACAACTGGCAAGCAGAAACTGACGGACTGGGGTTGGCCCAAGTTTATGGGAGGGTACTCCAAAACTGACTGCCGGACACTGGAAGGCATCAAGAAGCGCTCACGCCGGGCGGCGAAAGTACTCCACCGCATGGAGCTTACCAACCAGAAGATCGCTCGCAGCGCCCAACCGATCCCGACGGATCGAAAGCAACTGGTAAACTACGGGAAAATCAGTGTGGTTGCATTGGCAGGTTATACCAGCGATTTCCAGGCAACCATCTACAGCATCATCGCTGATGACCTCTTCGAAGCCCGTGTCAGTGGCGAAAAAGCCCGTGTCAGTGGCGAAGAAGCCCGTGTCAGTGGCGAACTGAAACTGCCGGTGCTTCTTCTGCTGGAAGAAGCACATAATTTCGCTCCTGCACGGGCCATGACACCCGCTGAACTGCGTGCGATTAGCATCACCAAACAGATTGCCCAGGAAGGCCGCAAGTTCGGCGTCGGATTGATTCTCATCAGCCAGCGTCCCTCGCGCCTCGATGAGACAACCCTATCCCAGTGCAATTCCTACATCATCATGCGCATGGTCAATCCAGCCGACCAGAAGTTTGTGCGGAACGTTGTGGAAACACTGGCCGAAGATGAAGCAAAGCTGCTTCCCGATCTGGATGTTGGGGAAGCGATTCTGTCTGGCCAGTTGATAAATTTCCCCGTCCTGGTGCGGATCAAAAAGCCGGAATCGCAGGGTGAGCGTGAAGAAAAGGATGCGTTTGAGGCACTTGAGGAAGCCCACAGAGAAGCTCAGAACGCTGTGGGAAGACCATAG
- a CDS encoding tRNA guanosine transglycosylase family protein encodes MEIVAGLSLKNLKPRVWDPDSPYYLPDLKAVMVSYADFASSPARRQAAMRHGLRAFLGVPPGVMIYLDNGSFQQLTKGGSTSREDYEEFVEQAKPNWHAIPQDFVPTPFMTDAEQLNCFHQTMEINREYRHDGYVPVIHISRYLSDYLKAFLTDKHLCRKGKVALGGIVPNLLRAPKAIPYANVLDSLHRVRHQLGNWQLHVFGLGGTATMHLAILLGVDSADSAGWRNRAARGIIQLPGRGDRLVANLGKWRGREPNAEEWAMLAKCPCPACQADGLEGLKANGLKGFCHRATHNLWVLLTEVKEVELRLSDGTYRDWYQGHLDNSTYRPLVEYVLRLCAVKMTSKPARKMQSDFEKR; translated from the coding sequence ATGGAAATCGTTGCTGGCTTGAGCCTCAAAAACCTGAAGCCCCGTGTATGGGACCCGGATTCGCCTTACTATTTACCCGATCTGAAAGCGGTCATGGTTTCCTATGCTGACTTCGCCAGTAGCCCGGCGCGTCGTCAGGCTGCCATGCGCCACGGATTGCGCGCCTTCCTGGGGGTGCCTCCGGGGGTGATGATCTATTTGGACAATGGTTCCTTCCAGCAGTTGACAAAGGGAGGAAGCACCTCGCGCGAGGACTACGAGGAATTTGTTGAACAGGCAAAACCCAATTGGCACGCCATTCCACAGGATTTTGTCCCCACACCTTTTATGACGGATGCGGAGCAGCTCAACTGCTTTCATCAGACGATGGAGATAAATCGAGAGTATCGGCACGATGGATATGTACCGGTCATCCACATTAGCCGCTACCTGTCGGACTACTTGAAAGCATTTCTTACAGACAAGCACTTGTGCCGGAAAGGGAAAGTCGCTTTGGGAGGAATTGTTCCTAACCTGCTGCGTGCGCCGAAGGCCATACCGTATGCCAATGTGCTGGATAGTCTTCATCGGGTACGTCACCAATTGGGCAATTGGCAACTGCATGTTTTTGGCTTGGGAGGGACGGCAACCATGCACTTGGCTATCCTTTTGGGAGTGGATTCGGCTGATTCAGCCGGCTGGCGAAATCGGGCAGCACGTGGAATCATTCAGTTGCCCGGACGTGGGGATCGCTTGGTAGCCAATCTCGGAAAATGGCGCGGACGAGAACCAAATGCTGAAGAATGGGCTATGCTGGCAAAATGCCCCTGCCCAGCCTGTCAAGCTGACGGCCTGGAGGGTTTGAAAGCCAACGGGCTAAAAGGTTTTTGCCATCGGGCTACCCACAACCTCTGGGTATTACTCACCGAGGTCAAAGAAGTTGAGCTGCGCCTGTCTGACGGAACGTATCGAGACTGGTATCAGGGGCATCTTGATAACTCGACCTATCGCCCATTGGTCGAGTACGTTCTCAGGTTGTGCGCGGTAAAGATGACTTCCAAACCTGCCAGGAAGATGCAGAGCGACTTTGAGAAGCGATAG